ACTGCTAGTAAGGAAGGTAAGACTTTTGGCTTCAAAGAACCCGTCATAGAGCGAGTTGTCATCCCATGAATTTTAGAGTGTTGAGCAGCAACCACTCGAGAAGAAGAGGTTGATTGGGACGAGTGAGCAGAATTACTAGAGGGAGATGAGTTTAGGGAATTACTTGAGGGAGATGAATTATGAGAATTATTAGTTGTATAAGAATTTGGACAATTATTAGCGGTAGAACTATTTGGAGAATTAGGAGTATTATTAGATGCAAAAGAGTTAGGAGAATTATTAGGTGGAGAAGAATTAGGAGAGTTATTATATGGAGAAGAATTAGGAGAATTATGTAAATCAGGAAGTCTGTTGGCATGAGAATTggttgatattaaaggaaaagtAGAATTTGAGTTGGGAAGGGACTTTATATTGGAAGGTGGCGTATGAATCCCATAATTTGAGGGGAGAAATACATGGGTAGGTGAAGGAGAAATATTAGGAGATGACGTAGGAAAAGTTGAGTTGTGGAAAAAATCAAAGTTGGCAGGAAATGTAGCAGAACTAGATTCAGGAAACATAGCGGGATAAGGAAACATATCTTCTACAAATTTTACATGCCTAGAAATTAGAACTTTATTAGTTGAGGGATCAAGGCATCTATATCCCTTGTGATCTGGTGAAAACCCCAAAAATAAGCACGGAGTAGAACGAGGATTGAGTTTCTGGACATGACCATAGGCAGTATGTGGATAACAAAGACACCCAATTTTTTTTACAAGGGATAAATCTGGTTCTTTTTGGAATAAACATTTAAATGGTGAGGAGAACTTCAAATTTTGACGTGGTAGCCTGttaataatataagtagcatAAAGTAGAGCGTTAGACCAAAACGACGCAGGGACATTAGCTTGAAAAAGTAGGCAACGAATGACATCATTGAGGTGGCGGTGTTTGCGCTCGGCATAACCATTTTGTAGGGGAGTATATGGGCAAGAAAATTGGTGAATAATACCCTTATCACAgaaaaaggatttaaattgagtattATCGTATTCTTTACCCCCATCAGATTGGAAATATGAAATTGATGAATCAAAGACATTAGATATCATATTATAAAATTCAAGAAATTTGCTATAAGTTTCAGATTTTTGCCACATGAGATAGGTCCAAGAGAATTTGGTATAATCATccataaaaatcacataataacGATAACCAGAGTTGGACAGTAGGGGAAGTCCAAACATCAGAGTGAACTAGAAAGAATGTTTTATTGGTTGTACTTGTAGAACTTGAAAATGGGAGCCTAGATTGTTTGCCCAAATGACAAACATTACACATAGAAGGATTAAAACATGAAGAACTAGAAATAACTTTATTTCGCGATAATACATCAAGCACAAGTTTTCCAGGATGCCCAAGGCGCTTGTGCCACAATGAACATTGCGAAGCGGATCCAAAGAAAGTAGTGGGACTTGTTGACGGAATGAAGCTTGAAGAAGATGAAAACGGATAGAGAGATCCCGAGTTCCTACATTGGAGCAGTGTATGGTTGGTCCTCGGATCCTTAACGGAAAAAGAAGAGTCAGTGAATTTAGCATAACAATTATTGTCGACACAAAGGCGATGAATAGATAATAAATTTTTCTTGAGTTGAGGAACAAGAAGAATATTTTTAAGAAGCAAAGGTTGTTTAGAAGTAGGAAGAAAAGAATGACCAACATGAGAGATAGGAAGTAGATTACCGTTACCAACCATCACTTGCGCATTACCCTGATATGGAATGGGATCAGAAAGAACATTCGGATTTCCAGTCATGTGTGAGGAAGCCCCTGTATCAGGATACCAGATTGTTGAAGGTACTTCTTTGAGGCTCATCGCTGCCAAACCTTTGGGAAAATTTTGTGGAACAAAAGAATGGTTAAAACGATTGCGACATTCCAAAGCTGTATGATTGTAGTGAAAACAAATCTGACATTGTGTCATCGATTTAGTCGCATTTGGAGTCGGCGGAGGGCCAAGTATGCTTGGAGCAACACGAGTAGAATTATTAAAATTTGTATGATAATTGTTCTGGCCAGATCCGCGACCATGATTCTTATTATGAAATCTCCCATGACCACGATTTTGATTAGAGCCACGACCTTGATTTTGTTGAATAAAGCGGCCAGCATCGTTAGTATTTTTGGCTGCAGTAAAGAGCGCCACTGATTGCTGAGAATCATCAGATGAAATGGCTTTGATGTGTTCCTCTTCAGTAAGAAGACGAGGACGTAGAGCAAAAAATGAGGGAAATGGCCTATTTGCATTTAGTCCAGAAACAAATGTTCTGTATGACGGGGGTAAGCCTTGCAAAGTTTGAGCAACAAGGTCCTCGTCTGATATTGGTTTACCGATGGCAAATAGTGCACTTGATAGAGAATGCAACTGTTGTAAATATTCTTCCATTGAAAGAGATCCTTTCTTGAAATTCTGGAATTTATTTTTAAGATGGATCATAGAGGAAGAAACATGGTCAAGAAAAAGTTTTTCTAGCATGCTCCAAGCTTGATGAGAAGTCTCACAATTGTAATTTAGAAGTGTGTCGAGGACAGATGGCGACAACGTCGCATTGATCCAACTATGAGCAGTTGTGTCACATTGAATCCATAATGTGTATTGTGGATGAGTGAGTTCGAGGCAGGGGACAGAACCTTCCACAAGGTTCAAAAGATTTTGGCTACGCAAGAAAGGTTTGAAAACCTTTTTCCAAGTGAGATAGTTCAAGTAAGTAAGTTCAAGAGGTACAAAATTTTTGATATTAGAAATTGAGGGTGGCTGGAGGGGGAGCACCAAAGTGACGGGTGTGGTGTTTTCCGTAGAGGAAGGAGTGGCGGGTGTGGTGTTTTCTGGAGAAGTGGGTGAAGAAGATGCCATCgtaaagaaagaagagaaaaggatCTGTTTTGGCTCTTGATACCAACTTGAATATATTTTGGTGTGATCACCCAACAAAGTGGGTATCTTGTATTTATAGTACAATTACAATACACAGAATGGAAATGTAATAAATACAAGGCTACATATATGGTAATACAATCAATCATAGTAAATACTAAATATCCTATGAATCTACTAAATGATTGCAGAATATTTGAAGAATATTTCCTAACAAACTCCGTGctcagtcaaactatatcacataaattgagacggatggAGTATTAGTTTTCCTATATTATCATGTATGTATTTAGGTAACAACAAATCATCTATATTTTGTGAaaaatctaatatatatatatatatatatatatatatatatatatatatatatatatatatatatatagacacacacacaagGATTTCAAAACATACTATTTAAGATAAATAATACAGGTAGATTAGTTATGGTGCGCAAGTTTAGTCTAATACAATCGTTATTTAAAACTCGGTAATATAAATAGAAAAATTAAGGACAAGTGTTATCCAAGGCTAGTTTCTCTCAAGGGCTCTTAGTTATAACTTCCCTTTTGATTAAAAAATGACAAAATTTCCTTGTATTACTATAATATCCTTTCTTCATTCAAGtgattgtaatttttttttaaaactttggaACTTCTTTGAGTAATAATTTAGGCGGAGCTTTTACTTGCATTAACCCATTCAAGTACTTATATCTTTTCTTTCCATGCGGACCTTCTACTTGCATTAACCCTTTTCGTAGTGTctattttctttctctctttgatTATTTCTATACCACTCCTAAACTTAATTAAATACAAAAATTTGAATAACTTACACAAAATATTTAAGTTCGTTCTCTCTATAAACCTGTACTCTTCAAAATCTTCCTTAACTTTACGATATCCACTGAATTttcgaacaacttcagaaaacttGTCACTTCATATGTTGCTCTGATTAAACACAAAACATAACTTAGGAGAATTTGTTACGTACACAGTTCAAAAGTAAAGCTAGGATTTTAAATTTATGGATAAATAAAAAGGCAGTTTACTGGTTCTGAATAAGTTAAGCTAATTTTTAAAAACATATATAGAGTTTAGGAATTAAGCTAAAGCTATTAAATTTTACCGAACCTCTGAACGGAAATGTAGCTCCGCCCCTTACACGCTAGCCTATTGGAGCAATGGGTGCAAACACAGAAAGAAAAGAAGTGCTAGCTTGTAGCTAGATTTTCAATCATGGACGTACAAAAATAAAGTCAGAATTTTCTATACTTATTTTCAGCGAAGAATTCGAAAAAGATCACCGGTAAGAAACTGGGGCAAGTCCTATAATGTTTTATTAGGATACAGCAATTTATTTCACGAACTAAATATCAACAATTGTGTGTTCTTGAGaagagaggaagaagaagaagattttCTTCTCTATTTTGcgttcttttctttttcatttttcttacACCTTTTCAGAGAAAAGCTtctctttttattattttttataacaaATAAACCGCTTATAACTTCAGATAACTATCACTAACTAATTATACTTTAATTTTTCATAATCGGGTCGAACACAGGCGGGTGCAGCTTTATAGTTTTAGTTCAACAGTCATGACTTTTTTGTTGAGGTAGCATAAGTTGATCCGAACGCcatgattataaaaaaaaaaatacttattcAACTTAACCAAATAGCTTTACGCTGAGTATAAATTAATGTGCTTTCACTAATATAAAGGGGTCCTTTTGACTgaaaattttgtaaaaaaaaagtcACCAAAATTATAAGTAATAAATAGTAGATCTGGGTCTATTATTCTACAAATATTATAGGTCGAATTAAAAACCTTAAGTTGAAAAGATAGAGTTTAAATCCTCTAAGTCGAAAAGTTCACATGCGCAATCCAACTTTCACTCGGTCAAAATTAAccaaacaaaaagaaaataaagttattgTCAAAGTAAGAACTATGAAGTGTGTGGAAAGCAAAGCTCTACAACGACacaagagaaaaaaaatactCCGTCTGTTTCATTACTTGGCACATCtcttaaaaattatttattagggttttattttactaaattatttttattaattatgctttgaaaATCTAGTTACTTCATGCTAAGTGTAATATTGGAAGAACATCATAAatttttcttgatttgctaaaataGACCAgtaaaagaatatatatatatatatatatatatatatatatagtgtttaATTAAACGAAACGGAGGGAAGAGTTAAttaaacggagggagtaactcTTCTAAGTTGTTTACCAAATTAATATTGCTACTTATAGTAATTGTTAAATTTAACATTAGTGCTCACAGCTTAAAACCGTGTGCCAGTTGTATGGGGATATGGAAAACTTTGTCAAAATGAATTATAATTAGAAAATACACCTATGTATAAAGTCAACAGGTTTATTTCAGTTTCTTGAGCAGTTCACACACCGCCCCCTtcgatttttcattttttatgaaaTAAAGAAGATATATAAGTAGCACTTCTTATTCATTTTCATGGAGAACTGCGAAATCACACAATCATTAGCCAATTATATATTATCCGATTTCTCTTAAGAAAGACCTTTAATATAGTCTTAACTCTTAAGcataaaaatatttgtttacaATAATTACATATCTCTTTGTTAAACGTCTCATTTAGTTTATTAACATTCCATTAATGGGAACAGGCATTtcgaaattaaaaaaaagtactgtaaatattattttatttttcaaatttaattTGTCAAAACAATTACCCTTTGTATAAAGGAGGGAGCATTACAAAATGCTAGTGCTTCTTCAAAATTAAATCCAAAAGGCTGCAAATAAATTGTATAACCTTAAGAAAAAATTAAACTTCATATCACTCTAGAAAAACAAGGTACATGATTATACAATTAACATACTTTAAAATAATAAAATGTTTTTCACATATATAGCCAGCTTGTAATAAAGGACATTCTTGCTTAACAAGTACTTACACAATAAAATTAAGAACCTAAAAATGGAAATAGCATTATGGAAGCAGTAGGAGACGGAAAGTTCCATTCTTGCATTCAAAGTAATTTTAGGTAAGAGCTAAATAAATGGCATGATTTTTCTCGAAATTGCCTTTCTAAATAACACCATGCAACATTAAATTCATATCCATATTTATATTTTGGAACCAGCTTTGGCTTTAAACCTTGGTATAGAGTAGTAGTACAACTTCCTTTCATGACTCCTTTTTTATAATTGGGAATTTTCATTTATTGGAGAACATAGTTACCATTTATATTCacccaaaaagaaagaagaaaaaaagagttATTTTATTCTAACAAAAAGAAAACTTTTTGGGAGATCTAACTAGATATGGTCCTTGACCATATGAATTACATATATGAAAGAGAGAAGAAATGGTACTTATGTATATGTTGGGGGGAGGGGTTTATTTTTTGAGTTTAACTTTTTATATGCCAAAAGTGTAAACGAATTATTTTTATACTATCATATCATATAGTAATAGATAAATATTGGTAATCTTTCATAACAAATATAGACTGTAACACAAAAAATACAACATCTTACATGCTCCAATACTTtaaatatattgaaaatgtaaaAATTCTTTACACTGTCTAGTAAATTAAATTTCTTTTTAGGTAAGAAGAGACAAGGACCCTAAATGAGCGGAACTAAATTTTCtgtaagaaaggaaaaaaaaaaatcagtatggGAGAAGTCTTTAGAGAAAATGGGgtctcttctttttgttttcttttttgtaGTAGTTTAAGTTTTTAATGGAAAGTCTTTAAGATTCCATAATAAACTTTTGTTACCATAATGGAGATTGGTTGCTGCTCTGTACTGGAGCTTATTTTGTCCTTTTCTGGGTACCTTCCTTCTATATAAGTCTTACAACCCCACCACTCCTAAAAACTCCCCGTCCTCAAAAGTTCTTTTCAAGATTTCATTTTTCTATTTCCTATATTTCTTCTTTCAAGTAACTGTGAGTTGTGCGAGTAAGAGAGAAAATGGAAGAAATGGCTTCTTTGTGGTGTTACCAGGAGGTGAATACTTCATTTTCTTGCTTTCCCAATTTCATTTGAGTACCAGTTACTCtgtttaccacttctcaactaaGTGTGTGTTTGgtagaaaatgttttcttggttttcctagaaaataagtACTAATAGACATgagaaagttggaaaaaaaaaatctgaaatatgttttcctccataccaaacacaccctaaagcCTTCTTTAAGGAATATCATTATATCTTGCTAAATTCAACCTTATAGTAACAGTAAATAAAGTGTTTTGTGCTTTCTGTTTCACAGTCAatgattttttctttttataattactGTAGGTTTTTGTTTGGTAAAAGTGGTGCAATCCCATTTCTCCTAATTCCAAACATATTTCACTGTTTCAAGAATCTATTGACAAATTTAAAGAGTTGATCATAGCAGGGCCCAATGCATCAAAAAATTTCTTTAATATGGGTATCCAATGGTGAATCATATGCTTTTCTACTTAATTCTTGAATTTACTGGGATGATTTATCACCTTCCACATGGGCCCTGTCTAAGATGTCATTATCACTATTAAATTTGAATTACTTGTTCAAGGCATGATTATGACCAGATAATTACTGTGAAAGATTTTTTAATTATGATCTTTCTTGAGTAGCATGCCTAAATGACttcttttgttgttttctttatgAATCTTAGTGGATCGTGGCAGCAAGGCCACTTTGTCACTTATAATAACTTTCTTTCGTCGATAAAATTCAATGTTTGAAGATTTTTCACTAACTTGATTTTGATCAATTCTTGCAGACCATGGATGAAATGAGACAGAAGTTTCTTTACACAAGTCTTGAACTTGAAAAGTTGAAGGTGCAAATGAGTGAAAAAATGATGAAGAACAAAGAATATGTGAAGCAATTGATCCAACTATTAAAAATGGTTTGTCAAGAAAGAGATGAAgcaagagatcagcttcagaaaCTACTCAACAAACTTGATAATCCTCTTGTGAAGGCTACAAAAGCAAATTCAAGCATAACTGAATCAAACAGCCTATCTGAAACATACAATTATCAGTCACACTATTCATCACCCGTCGAGTCTTTTTTCGATGCAGTTTCATCCCCTGAGTTTTCCAACATCAACATGGCTGATTCTAATCCAGTAACGTATGTTAACCAGCCTTTGGCTAATGACAATTATGTCCCTCAACTGGCTCCAAAAGTTGATAATGCCACATTGGTTATTGACAGTTATGTGAAAGGGAAAACTTTGCCACAACAAGGGAAACTATTGAAGGCTGTCCTTGAAGCAGGGCCACTTCTGCAGACACTTCTAGTTTCAGGACAACTTCCTCAATGGCGCAATCCGCCTCAGCTTAAGTCGTTTAATATTCCACCAGTTTCCATTAAAGGGTGTCAATCTGAGATCTCAAATCAGAATCTTGGTGCAAATTTGAGCTACATTTCTTCAAGATCATTTCATTCTCAACCATATTTTGACATGTCATGTGGATCTCCACAAATGTTGTCGACGCCTATGCTAAACTTTGGTAATTCTGCTGGTGCAAATATCGGCAGTTCTGTCCACCTCGGAAAGAGACAACGGTTGCAGTAAGACAAGTTGAAAGATGGatggctatatttcaaatttttgTACAAAGCATTTTTCCGGGTTTTGTAAATGGGATATTTTGAGTTTTGAGTTTCACAGGATTAGCTTTTTTAGCTTGATGAGTTTCATACTATCTCCTTTGGCTTTTTCCTTACAGTTCTTCAATAAGTATTAATGTGAATTTGAATTTTGATTATCGTTCTTGATATTAATACATTACTCAAAGCTTAAATTATTTCAAGGCAAAAAGAGTTTTACATTTGATATTCACTAAGATTCTAAGAGTTTGTGACTCCATAAAGTGTAACTTAACTTCTTCGCTCAAGTTTTTGCTGTTACGGAGAACTTTTGATATGTTTCAGAAAAAGAATTGCTTTTGTCATTTGCAAAAAGAAAAAGAGCAAAATCCCCCGTTCCGCTAAAGGCTGAGCAAGGATTTGAATTTTATGGGTTCTAAATTTTAAGATAGTTATGTAAGGTTTGTTGGTATTTGGGTTctgaatttattttttatatgtatTTAGTGAATTTCTTAATGCAAATTTAGAGTTTAAACTAAAGTTGGGTCGCACCCGTATGTGGTTTCTAGCTCCACCCTGAATTCTCCTAACCCTCTTGCACTTTTAAAGTATTCTGACGGCAAAATTTTGGATTATACTATTTATCAAGCTAGCTGCCTGCAAGATGAAAGCATCTTGGTGGTTGCATAGAAAATGACAAACATAAAAATGTATCAATATCTAGAATCTTTGGTATCATGAAGAGATTAGCTATATCCAAAAGCAATATATAGAATTTGTTCGATCCTATTTTCTACCGTTAAGATGGAGAACTGAATCAAGAATTCACTTGTAGAAATTTGTAACTTCTTTTTAGCATAAGCCTTCCTGCAGCAAAACTTGAAATGAACTTGCCCTCAAGTTAAGTCTGAATGTTCAATTCTTGGATTCATCACCAACCTTTGTCTATATTGATCTAACTTGGATATGACCGTCAGAAAATGTCCTCAAAAGTTTTTCTAAACTTAGAATGCTCTCCAATTACAAAGTTCCTAAACTAAGTTATCCCTCAACATTTCCTTAAAAGCCCTGTCAATTCAATTCTAAGAACTCTTTCCTGTTGAATTTTCAGAATAGCATGTCTAGTCCAGACACCTCTCCAGGCGTTGGACCTTCGCGTTGGGACCCGCTGCTGATTGTCGCGGTCGGGGTAATTTGTTTGATCTTTCTTCTATTCAGTTACTTCAAGATAATACAGACACACTGTTGTGGATTTCTATCTGTGCATTTCTACAGAAACCCAAGGCACCAACTAAACGAGCAAATTCTCGAAGATCCTGATTCACAGGTCCGAAGCCGTGGACTAGACTCTTATATTATGCATTCACTGCCAATCACTCAGTTCAAGAAGAACGACGAACAAACCACCAGACCGACTAATGCAGATTGTGTGGTTTGTTTGGGTGAATTTCAAGATGGTGAATGGCTGAAACACTTGCCTTATTGCTCTCATATTTTCCATGTTGCCTGCATTGACACTTGGTTTCAGATTCATTCGAGCTGCCCCTTATGCAGATCAAATGTAGTTAGTGTCAAGATGCAGCAAGCACATTCCATTACTATGAACTCATTACTGGAAACTCTGAGAAGGGAAGATTTTTATCATGAACGATTAGTAAACAACGAGGATATCCGGTCACAGATACTACATAATCATTCTTCTAGAGCTGTAGAAGGAAGTGTTGACTAGTGGTTTTTCCATTTCCAACTGTGTCTTAACAACTATTAAGAACTTCAGAAAAAGCTCTCTTCTGGTAGAGGACTTCATGAACAAGGAGAATTTGGGATGGATATCATACTTTTGGATTATCAAAGACAAGGCAACGTGCACGAGAGGAAGTTGATAAGAGATAAGTATAATCAGAATGTTTTTTGCCAAGTCACAACTTGTGGTAACACAAAGCGATTTTGACCCTTAAACGCCTTATTCTGCCAGATAAGATTGAAGAGTTTATGTGATGTATCATGTATGACATGTTTTCTTTCTTGTAAGGATGATATCTCCTTGAAATTTCTTTCGGATTCAATGGTTTGGACAGGAGAGTAACTATTCCTTTTACTGAATAGTTTGAATGATCATTCCAAAGTAATAAGGAATTTTTGTAAGAACATTGATATAGACTTAGCAGATACACTCCAAAGTAAAAGTTCATTCTTCACTTCTTTCTCACTGTCCATGAAAGTTATAGTTGTTTATAATAAGTTTGCTTCAGCCAACAGAAGCAGATCTTAATCACTTCAGAGCATAGAAGTGAAAAAATATGTGAAGAACACATTTAAGTAATTTATTCTTTTTTCTGTTTTAGCAGCAATAATCTTGCCAACAGCAACACCAATAAGGAAAAAAGGTACACTTGGAATAGTAAAGTAATAGAAATTATAATTGACTGAGTAAAACTACACCAATCAAATCAAAAACACAAATTACACCAAGCTAATTTGAAGTGTGGTCATCTAAAGTTTGTAGCTCCATTGAGGTATACGTATTTGTTTTAGCTTATCAATTGAAACTCATAATTTCCCCTGTATTGTTAGTTTCATTTGGTTGAACATCGTTGACCTGGAACTTTCAAAATCCCTCAAATAACATATCCTTATACTGAAGGCTGTCCATGTTGAAAGATAAAATGAGATACAGAAAATCAAAGTTCAAAAGAGAATTATTGAACTTTTGGATTCTGGATTAAATCTTTATCGGGAACTACAGTAAGCGCAGAAGAACTATTGCGCATTTAGAAGGTATATATGTATCATTAGTCTTTAGTGTGTTCTTTTGTAATTGGAATTCTACAAAAAAGAATGTGAATCAAGTATGAAACAAATGAAAGTCTCCTTGAACATAATCTGCACTTACTcaactttcttttctttcctgGGGTGGATATTGTTTCTCTGAACTCCGTTTGATGGATGCCTTAATTGGTCCCTGTACATCAGATCCATACATGTGACCCATCTTTGTTCGTTTGGTTTCCAAATACTTCCTGTTTTCATCTGTGAAGGGTGTCAAAACTGGTACTCGTCCAACAACTGCTAAACCATAGCCCTTTAAACCCGTAAATTTCGCTGGATTGTTAGTCATTAGGCGCATGGTACGAACTCCTATATCCCTTAACATCTGTTGCAATCAATAAATTCGATTAGTTAATAATTACTCTATTAAAAtagggataattacatttttggaccacTCAAAAGAATAATAGCCACCAAATCTATATGTTTTGTAtgttaagtataaatatacatataatatacatatcgtATACACAAagtatacattattatacatataatatacataatcagtatataggttttgtatattttggctagcgtCTATAATTAATTTCGGTTGACTGACAAAATGAAAAGCGACCTAAAAAATAAGCACATGATCATCTATCATACATGGGGAATTGGCCTTAAGAGGAGGTTAGGAAGGCGGGATAGTTATGAGAAACTGTGTCACTAACCTGTGCACCAATGCCATATTCACGAGCATCTGCAGCAAAGCCGAGCTCTAGATTGGCTTCAACAGTATCATGGCCCTGATCTTGCAAATTATAGGCCTGAAGTTTGTGACCAAGGCCAATGCCTCGTCCTTCGTGGCCTCTGAGATAGATAACCAAACCTCTACCAGCTTCCTCAATCAACTGCATTGCCAAATCCAGCTGATTACCGCAATCACATCGCCTTGATCCAAAAATATCACCTGTCAAACATTCCGAGTGTACCCGTACCAACACATCTTCACCATTCCCAATATCACCCTGTTGAAGACGTTGAAATTTAAAGGAATTCCAGATGAATTATGCAAATTATTAGTAGGATAAAATAACTAATCACTAACTGGTATATACTAAGGAGAAACTTTTGACCTTTACAACAGCTATATGCTCTGTGCCATCAAGCTTTGAACGGTAGCAGTAAGCCTGGAATAATCCCCATTTAGTTGGTAAAGGTGATACTGCAGTTCTTTCAACAAGCTTTTCCCTCTTTCTCCTATATCTGCAAGCAGTAAAATATGACAAACAAATAAGAAAGTTGGCCGTGTTTGCCTGTGTACAAATTGAAGGCTGCAATAGGAAAATATGGAACCTGAAACTGCAGTCTAACTTCTCAACACTAGTATGCAGAAATAAGGGAATGAAGAAAGAAATGGGCTACTGAAATGGAATGAACATACATTAATGATTCACCTTACTAAATCAGTTATTGAGACAATCGGAATCTTGTGCTCCAAGGCCAAATTTTCCAAAATGAGCATAGAGGCTATAGAACCATCATTTTTATCAACTATAGCTGAAAGAACAGAAACAGCTTGCAAACCAGCTGACATTACTAAATCTACCGAAGCCTCAGTATGACCAAATCTTCTTAAGACCCCACCATTTCGACACTTGAGAGGGAAAACATGGCCTGGCCTTCTGAAATCTTCAGGAGTAGAAGTAGGCGATGACAATGCAAGTACAGTTTTAGCCCTATCTGAAGCCGATACACCAGTAGATGTACCCATCTTTGCATCCTTTGCATAATTAAACAAGGTACTTCAGTGAGCAAAAATGATATTTTAATATCTCATTAAATTTGATGAATAATCATTAGCACAAAACTTAGCtaatataattgtcacatatACAATACGAATCTACTCCTTAAAATATAAATGCAGTATTAATAGAAACTAAGGAGATAGATAGACTTAGTAAAACTGCAGTTTTTCTGTTAATAAGTTGGCCACACTGATGCCAGTTCCCAATCAATTAGTGGTAATATAGTACATTTTTCAGCCATAAAGCATGACAATAAGTACATAACAACACTTTTAGTTATTGAAGGAAGAGAAGAGTCATATTACCACTGTGATTGTGAAGGATGGAGCAGAAGAGTCATCTTCTTTTTCAGGTGACATCAAAGGAAGATTTAGCCTCTCAAGATCCTCTT
The sequence above is a segment of the Lycium barbarum isolate Lr01 chromosome 6, ASM1917538v2, whole genome shotgun sequence genome. Coding sequences within it:
- the LOC132643517 gene encoding uncharacterized protein LOC132643517, encoding MEEMASLWCYQETMDEMRQKFLYTSLELEKLKVQMSEKMMKNKEYVKQLIQLLKMVCQERDEARDQLQKLLNKLDNPLVKATKANSSITESNSLSETYNYQSHYSSPVESFFDAVSSPEFSNINMADSNPVTYVNQPLANDNYVPQLAPKVDNATLVIDSYVKGKTLPQQGKLLKAVLEAGPLLQTLLVSGQLPQWRNPPQLKSFNIPPVSIKGCQSEISNQNLGANLSYISSRSFHSQPYFDMSCGSPQMLSTPMLNFGNSAGANIGSSVHLGKRQRLQ
- the LOC132643884 gene encoding RING-H2 finger protein ATL1-like — protein: MSSPDTSPGVGPSRWDPLLIVAVGVICLIFLLFSYFKIIQTHCCGFLSVHFYRNPRHQLNEQILEDPDSQVRSRGLDSYIMHSLPITQFKKNDEQTTRPTNADCVVCLGEFQDGEWLKHLPYCSHIFHVACIDTWFQIHSSCPLCRSNVVSVKMQQAHSITMNSLLETLRREDFYHERLVNNEDIRSQILHNHSSRAVEGSVD
- the LOC132643516 gene encoding monofunctional riboflavin biosynthesis protein RIBA 3, chloroplastic, which encodes MDSIMFKHPSVPRILINSTSFGSSQIVGLNHYRKRLVFPNLNTTCWATGISGDSFNENPFESNKNGSVFETLSAEITPETTDFFVSETEGDPDCPSKGYSSIGGAIAALNEGKFVIVVDDESGEVEGNLVMAASFVSTETIAFMVRHGSGIISVGMKEEDLERLNLPLMSPEKEDDSSAPSFTITVDAKMGTSTGVSASDRAKTVLALSSPTSTPEDFRRPGHVFPLKCRNGGVLRRFGHTEASVDLVMSAGLQAVSVLSAIVDKNDGSIASMLILENLALEHKIPIVSITDLVRYRRKREKLVERTAVSPLPTKWGLFQAYCYRSKLDGTEHIAVVKGDIGNGEDVLVRVHSECLTGDIFGSRRCDCGNQLDLAMQLIEEAGRGLVIYLRGHEGRGIGLGHKLQAYNLQDQGHDTVEANLELGFAADAREYGIGAQMLRDIGVRTMRLMTNNPAKFTGLKGYGLAVVGRVPVLTPFTDENRKYLETKRTKMGHMYGSDVQGPIKASIKRSSEKQYPPQERKES